The following are from one region of the Oncorhynchus nerka isolate Pitt River linkage group LG8, Oner_Uvic_2.0, whole genome shotgun sequence genome:
- the LOC135572781 gene encoding uncharacterized protein LOC135572781, which yields MMALCLILALLVEMAAGQSSEIHLIVANVGETVTLHCFYKGNLALYLMWYKQTMGDNPQLLSTFYKYNKNATFYHEFKGNTRFSVQSGEGMNHLKISNMQLSDSATYYCGNSYANQVEFGAGVILTVKGSGSRHMTVLQQPVSESVQLGDSVALNCTVHTETCAGGHSVYWFRHGSGESHPGIIYTHGDRTDQCEKSPEAGSPTQSCVYNLPKRNLSLSDAGTYYCAVASCGEILFGNGTKLDIQGQRADPLILMYCLGVGLAFSLILIIVLACIMYKMNQRKCLQCRGSVSRTPCPAVSSTDAGDPDEDSLHYVALNLSNKKNRSRRQRGHMETVVYAGIRQ from the exons ATGATGGCACTGTGTCTGATACTGGCACTTCTTGTAGAGATGG CTGCTGGACAATCCTCTGAAATTCATCTTATTGTGGCCAATGTTGGAGAGACTGTGACTTTGCACTGCTTCTATAAAGGCAACCTGGCACTGTACCTTATGTGGTACAAGCAAACAATGGGTGACAATCCTCAACTCTTATCAACCTTTTACAAGTATAACAAGAATGCAACATTTTACCATGAATTTAAGGGTAACACTCGCTTCTCAGTGCAAAGCGGTGAAGGGATGAATCACCTAAAGATCTCAAACATGCAGCTCTCTGATTCAGCCACATATTACTGTGGGAACTCGTATGCCAACCAGGTGGAGTTTGGAGCAGGAGTCATTCTCACTGTGAAAG GTTCAGGGTCAAGACACATGACTGTGCTCCAGCAACCTGTGTCTGAGTCAGTCCAGCTAGGAGACTCTGTGGCTCTGAACTgtacagtacacactgagacctgTGCAGGAGGACACAGTGTCTATTGGTTCAGACATGGCTCAGGAGAATCCCATCCAGGAATCATTTACACCCATGGAGACAGGACTGATCAGTGTGAGAAGAGCCCTGAGGCTGGGTCTCCTACACAGAGCTGTGTCTACAACCTCCCCAAGAGGAACCTCAGCCTCTCTGATGCTGGGACTTACTACTGTGCTGTGGCCTCATGTGGGGAGATACTGTTTGGGAACGGGACCAAGCTGGACATTCAAG GCCAAAGGGCAGACCCTCTTATCTTGATGTACTGCTTGGGTGTAGGATTGGCTTTCTCGTTAATCCTGATCATTGTCCTTGCTTGCATCATGTACAAGATGAACCAGAGAAAGTGTCTGCAGTGCAGAG GATCCGTCTCTCGGACACCATGTCCAGCAGTCTCTTCTACAGATGCAGGG GACCCAGATGAAGACAGTCTCCATTACGTAGCTCTGAATCTGAGCAACAAGAAGAACAGGTCTAGAAGACAGAGAGGTCACATGGAGACAGTGGTGTATGCTGGGATCAGACAGTAG